In one window of Helianthus annuus cultivar XRQ/B chromosome 17, HanXRQr2.0-SUNRISE, whole genome shotgun sequence DNA:
- the LOC110921549 gene encoding phosphoenolpyruvate carboxylase 4 isoform X2: MTDIMDDIAEEISFQSYEDDLRLLFSLLTDILHREVGSNIMEKVEHTRTLSQSACLIRAAGIENTAELLEKQLASELSKMTLEEALKLGRVFSHFLSLMGIAENHHRSRRTKNVAQVAKSCDDTFNQLIHSGLSPDKLYDTMCNQEVEIVLTAHPTQINRRTLQYKHLRISHLLEVNDRKDLTQEDQDGLIEDLVREITSIWQTDELRRHKPTPVDEARSGLNYIEQSLWKAVPQYLRRVSNALKKHTGKPLPLTCTPIRFGSWMGGDRDGNPNVTAKVTKDVSLLSRWMAIDLYTREVENLRFELSMNQCSDRLSHLVHDILRKASEKSEEERYQSWNRGPQKGHNVHGLPSQLPAGADAPSHTECNKVESHYPQLDVPGSEYKRLIENGEAASSSYSSKNNPKSQGNTSPSQTSPPKGSQAGRASFQKLLEPRMPAQNSSISPYRTILGDVKEKLMNTRSRLEQLLEGHPCDMDPSDYYDTPNQLLQPLLLLYESLQSCGSGILADGRLADLIRRVSVFGMVLMKIDLRQESGRHSETLDAVTGYLGMGKYSEWDEAKKLEFLSKELKGKRPLVPPTIEVSPEVKEVLDTFRIAAELGSDSLGAYVISMASNASDVLAVELLQKDARLAVAGAQGRPCVGGILRVVPLFETVGDLRGAGEVIRRLLSIDWYRDHIKKNHNGHQEVMVGYSDSGKDAGRFAAAWELYKAQEDVVAACKEFGIKVTLFHGRGGSIGRGGGPTHLAIQSQPPGSVMGTLRSTEQGEMVQAKFGLPGIAVRQLEVYTTAVLLATLSPPKPPRDQNWRNLMEQISQISCKSYRNTVYENPEFLTYFEEATPQAELGNLNIGSRPTRRKTSVGIGHLRAIPWIFAWTQTRFVLPAWLGVGAGLKGVCEMGHADELRAAYKEWPFFQSTLDLIEMVLGKADIPIVKHYDEVLVSESRRDLGEQLRNELMATEKFVLVVTGHEKLYGNNKSLKMLIESRFPYLNPLNMLQVEILKRLRSEPENHKLRDALLITINGIAAGMRNTG; encoded by the exons ATGACGGACATTATGGATGACATAGCGGAGGAGATATCCTTTCAGAGCTACGAGGATGATCTCCGTCTTCTTTTCAGCCTTCTCACGGATATTCTTCATCGTGAAGTTGGTTCTAATATCATGGAAAAAGTCGAACATACTCGTACCCTTTCTCAG AGCGCGTGTCTTATAAGAGCAGCTGGGATCGAGAACACTGCAGAGTTACTCGAGAAGCAGTTGGCTTCCGAATTATCAAAAATGACATTAGAAGAAGCCTTGAAGCTCGGTAGGGTCTTCAGTCATTTTCTTAGTTTAATGGGCATTGCCGAAAACCATCACAG GTCACGTAGGACTAAGAATGTTGCACAAGTCGCAAAATCTTGTGACGATACTTTTAATCAGTTGATTCACAGTGGTCTTTCGCCAGATAAACTATACGACACCATGTGCAACCAG GAGGTTGAGATAGTCCTCACTGCACATCCGACACAAATTAACCGACGAACACTACAATACAAGCACCTTAGAATTTCT CATCTTTTGGAGGTTAATGACCGCAAAGATCTTACGCAAGAAGATCAAGACGGGCTAATAGAAGATCTG GTGAGAGAGATCACTTCTATATGGCAGACAGATGAACTTCGACGCCACAAACCAACGCCAGTAGACGAGGCTAGATCGG GATTAAACTATATCGAACAGTCCCTTTGGAAAGCAGTACCGCAATACTTACGCCGAGTTAGCAATGCTCTCAAAAAGCATACCGGAAAGCCACTTCCTTTAACATGCACACCGATTAGATTCGGATCTTGGATGGGGGGTGATAGAGATGGAAATCCAAATGTCACTGCAAAG GTGACAAAAGATGTCTCGCTTTTATCGAGGTGGATGGCTATTGATCTTTACACACGCGAGGTTGAAAACCTTAGATTCGAGCTTTCGATGAACCAGTGTAGCGACAGACTGTCACATTTGGTTCACGACATTCTTCGAAAAG CCTCGGAGAAGTCTGAAGAGGAGCGGTACCAGAGTTGGAACCGCGGTCCGCAAAAGGGTCATAATGTTCATGGCTTACCTTCACAACTGCCTGCCGGTGCCGATGCACCTTCACATACAG AATGCAATAAAGTGGAATCTCATTATCCTCAACTAGACGTTCCTGGATCCGAGTACAAGCGCCTGATAGAG AATGGAGAAGCTGCTTCATCTTCATATTCAAGCAAAAACAATCCGAAATCACAAGGAAACACGAGTCCATCTCAAACTTCACCACCGAAAGGATCACAAGCCGGACGCGCGagcttccagaagcttctagaaccAAGAATGCCAGCTCAGAATTCTTCAATTTCTCCTTATAGAACCATTCTTGGGGATGTAAAAGAAAAGCTTATGAACACGCGAAGTCGGTTAGAACAGCTTCTAGAAGGTCATCCGTGTGACATGGATCCTAGTGATTATTATGACACACCGAACCAGCTGTTGCAGCCACTCCTTCTGTTGTATGAATCTTTG CAATCATGTGGATCAGGAATTCTAGCTGATGGCCGGCTCGCTGACTTGATAAGAAGAGTTTCGGTTTTCGGGATGGTTTTAATGAAGATCGATCTACGTCAG GAATCTGGTAGGCATTCAGAGACTCTCGATGCAGTTACCGGATATCTTGGCATGGGAAAATATAGCGAATGGGATGAAGCTAAAAAACTCGAGTTTCTATCAAAAGAACTAAAAGGAAAAAGGCCCCTTGTACCACCAACTATTGAG GTTTCTCCCGAGGTTAAAGAAGTCCTCGACACATTCAGAATTGCCGCAGAGTTGGGAAGTGATTCGTTAGGAGCATATGTGATTTCCATGGCCTCAAAT GCGAGCGATGTTCTTGCTGTTGAGCTTCTACAAAAAGATGCCCGTCTCGCGGTTGCTGGTGCGCAAGGCAGACCATGTGTTGGTGGGAT ATTGCGAGTGGTGCCGTTGTTTGAAACTGTGGGTGATTTGAGAGGAGCCGGGGAGGTGATAAGGCGGTTATTATCGATTGATTGGTATCGTGATCATATCAAGAAGAATCACAATGGACACCAAGAG GTGATGGTTGGATACTCTGATTCCGGTAAAGATGCAGGGCGGTTTGCTGCCGCATGGGAACTTTATAAAGCTCAAGAAGATGTTGTGGCTGCATGCAAAGAGTTTGGTATTAAAGTTACACTGTTTCATGGTCGTGGCGGGAGCATTGGTCGCGGTGGTGGTCCCACACATCTTGCTATTCAGTCCCAGCCACCTGGTTCCGTCATG GGCACACTCCGATCAACCGAACAGGGCGAAATGGTACAAGCCAAATTCGGGCTACCCGGAATCGCGGTGCGGCAACTCGAAGTATACACCACCGCTGTCCTTCTCGCCACCTTGAGCCCCCCAAAACCACCACGAGACCAAAACTGGCGCAACCTAATGGAACAAATCTCACAAATCAGCTGCAAAAGCTATCGAAACACCGTCTACGAAAACCCCGAGTTCCTAACCTACTTCGAAGAAGCCACCCCACAAGCCGAGCTTGGAAACTTAAACATCGGCAGCCGTCCAACCCGCCGGAAAACCTCCGTCGGAATTGGCCACCTCCGCGCCATCCCATGGATCTTCGCCTGGACCCAAACCCGGTTCGTCCTCCCGGCTTGGCTCGGCGTCGGTGCCGGCTTAAAAG GCGTATGCGAAATGGGCCACGCCGATGAACTCCGAGCCGCGTACAAAGAATGGCCGTTTTTCCAATCCACATTAGATTTGATCGAAATGGTGTTGGGTAAAGCGGATATTCCAATCGTGAAACATTACGACGAAGTGTTGGTATCCGAGAGCAGGAGGGACTTAGGGGAGCAGTTAAGGAATGAGTTAATGGCGACCGAGAAATTTGTGTTGGTTGTTACGGGTCATGAGAAGCTTTACGGGAACAACAAGAGTTTGAAGATGCTGATTGAGAGTAGGTTTCCGTATTTGAATCCGTTGAATATGTTGCAAGTCGAGATTTTGAAACGGTTGAGAAGTGAACCGGAGAATCATAAGCTTCGCGATGCGTTGCTTATTACTATTAATGGCATTGCTGCCGGGATGAGGAATACCGGTTAA
- the LOC110921549 gene encoding phosphoenolpyruvate carboxylase 4 isoform X1, with translation MTDIMDDIAEEISFQSYEDDLRLLFSLLTDILHREVGSNIMEKVEHTRTLSQSACLIRAAGIENTAELLEKQLASELSKMTLEEALKLGRVFSHFLSLMGIAENHHRSRRTKNVAQVAKSCDDTFNQLIHSGLSPDKLYDTMCNQEVEIVLTAHPTQINRRTLQYKHLRISHLLEVNDRKDLTQEDQDGLIEDLVREITSIWQTDELRRHKPTPVDEARSGLNYIEQSLWKAVPQYLRRVSNALKKHTGKPLPLTCTPIRFGSWMGGDRDGNPNVTAKVTKDVSLLSRWMAIDLYTREVENLRFELSMNQCSDRLSHLVHDILRKASEKSEEERYQSWNRGPQKGHNVHGLPSQLPAGADAPSHTDCFLECNKVESHYPQLDVPGSEYKRLIENGEAASSSYSSKNNPKSQGNTSPSQTSPPKGSQAGRASFQKLLEPRMPAQNSSISPYRTILGDVKEKLMNTRSRLEQLLEGHPCDMDPSDYYDTPNQLLQPLLLLYESLQSCGSGILADGRLADLIRRVSVFGMVLMKIDLRQESGRHSETLDAVTGYLGMGKYSEWDEAKKLEFLSKELKGKRPLVPPTIEVSPEVKEVLDTFRIAAELGSDSLGAYVISMASNASDVLAVELLQKDARLAVAGAQGRPCVGGILRVVPLFETVGDLRGAGEVIRRLLSIDWYRDHIKKNHNGHQEVMVGYSDSGKDAGRFAAAWELYKAQEDVVAACKEFGIKVTLFHGRGGSIGRGGGPTHLAIQSQPPGSVMGTLRSTEQGEMVQAKFGLPGIAVRQLEVYTTAVLLATLSPPKPPRDQNWRNLMEQISQISCKSYRNTVYENPEFLTYFEEATPQAELGNLNIGSRPTRRKTSVGIGHLRAIPWIFAWTQTRFVLPAWLGVGAGLKGVCEMGHADELRAAYKEWPFFQSTLDLIEMVLGKADIPIVKHYDEVLVSESRRDLGEQLRNELMATEKFVLVVTGHEKLYGNNKSLKMLIESRFPYLNPLNMLQVEILKRLRSEPENHKLRDALLITINGIAAGMRNTG, from the exons ATGACGGACATTATGGATGACATAGCGGAGGAGATATCCTTTCAGAGCTACGAGGATGATCTCCGTCTTCTTTTCAGCCTTCTCACGGATATTCTTCATCGTGAAGTTGGTTCTAATATCATGGAAAAAGTCGAACATACTCGTACCCTTTCTCAG AGCGCGTGTCTTATAAGAGCAGCTGGGATCGAGAACACTGCAGAGTTACTCGAGAAGCAGTTGGCTTCCGAATTATCAAAAATGACATTAGAAGAAGCCTTGAAGCTCGGTAGGGTCTTCAGTCATTTTCTTAGTTTAATGGGCATTGCCGAAAACCATCACAG GTCACGTAGGACTAAGAATGTTGCACAAGTCGCAAAATCTTGTGACGATACTTTTAATCAGTTGATTCACAGTGGTCTTTCGCCAGATAAACTATACGACACCATGTGCAACCAG GAGGTTGAGATAGTCCTCACTGCACATCCGACACAAATTAACCGACGAACACTACAATACAAGCACCTTAGAATTTCT CATCTTTTGGAGGTTAATGACCGCAAAGATCTTACGCAAGAAGATCAAGACGGGCTAATAGAAGATCTG GTGAGAGAGATCACTTCTATATGGCAGACAGATGAACTTCGACGCCACAAACCAACGCCAGTAGACGAGGCTAGATCGG GATTAAACTATATCGAACAGTCCCTTTGGAAAGCAGTACCGCAATACTTACGCCGAGTTAGCAATGCTCTCAAAAAGCATACCGGAAAGCCACTTCCTTTAACATGCACACCGATTAGATTCGGATCTTGGATGGGGGGTGATAGAGATGGAAATCCAAATGTCACTGCAAAG GTGACAAAAGATGTCTCGCTTTTATCGAGGTGGATGGCTATTGATCTTTACACACGCGAGGTTGAAAACCTTAGATTCGAGCTTTCGATGAACCAGTGTAGCGACAGACTGTCACATTTGGTTCACGACATTCTTCGAAAAG CCTCGGAGAAGTCTGAAGAGGAGCGGTACCAGAGTTGGAACCGCGGTCCGCAAAAGGGTCATAATGTTCATGGCTTACCTTCACAACTGCCTGCCGGTGCCGATGCACCTTCACATACAG ATTGTTTCCTAGAATGCAATAAAGTGGAATCTCATTATCCTCAACTAGACGTTCCTGGATCCGAGTACAAGCGCCTGATAGAG AATGGAGAAGCTGCTTCATCTTCATATTCAAGCAAAAACAATCCGAAATCACAAGGAAACACGAGTCCATCTCAAACTTCACCACCGAAAGGATCACAAGCCGGACGCGCGagcttccagaagcttctagaaccAAGAATGCCAGCTCAGAATTCTTCAATTTCTCCTTATAGAACCATTCTTGGGGATGTAAAAGAAAAGCTTATGAACACGCGAAGTCGGTTAGAACAGCTTCTAGAAGGTCATCCGTGTGACATGGATCCTAGTGATTATTATGACACACCGAACCAGCTGTTGCAGCCACTCCTTCTGTTGTATGAATCTTTG CAATCATGTGGATCAGGAATTCTAGCTGATGGCCGGCTCGCTGACTTGATAAGAAGAGTTTCGGTTTTCGGGATGGTTTTAATGAAGATCGATCTACGTCAG GAATCTGGTAGGCATTCAGAGACTCTCGATGCAGTTACCGGATATCTTGGCATGGGAAAATATAGCGAATGGGATGAAGCTAAAAAACTCGAGTTTCTATCAAAAGAACTAAAAGGAAAAAGGCCCCTTGTACCACCAACTATTGAG GTTTCTCCCGAGGTTAAAGAAGTCCTCGACACATTCAGAATTGCCGCAGAGTTGGGAAGTGATTCGTTAGGAGCATATGTGATTTCCATGGCCTCAAAT GCGAGCGATGTTCTTGCTGTTGAGCTTCTACAAAAAGATGCCCGTCTCGCGGTTGCTGGTGCGCAAGGCAGACCATGTGTTGGTGGGAT ATTGCGAGTGGTGCCGTTGTTTGAAACTGTGGGTGATTTGAGAGGAGCCGGGGAGGTGATAAGGCGGTTATTATCGATTGATTGGTATCGTGATCATATCAAGAAGAATCACAATGGACACCAAGAG GTGATGGTTGGATACTCTGATTCCGGTAAAGATGCAGGGCGGTTTGCTGCCGCATGGGAACTTTATAAAGCTCAAGAAGATGTTGTGGCTGCATGCAAAGAGTTTGGTATTAAAGTTACACTGTTTCATGGTCGTGGCGGGAGCATTGGTCGCGGTGGTGGTCCCACACATCTTGCTATTCAGTCCCAGCCACCTGGTTCCGTCATG GGCACACTCCGATCAACCGAACAGGGCGAAATGGTACAAGCCAAATTCGGGCTACCCGGAATCGCGGTGCGGCAACTCGAAGTATACACCACCGCTGTCCTTCTCGCCACCTTGAGCCCCCCAAAACCACCACGAGACCAAAACTGGCGCAACCTAATGGAACAAATCTCACAAATCAGCTGCAAAAGCTATCGAAACACCGTCTACGAAAACCCCGAGTTCCTAACCTACTTCGAAGAAGCCACCCCACAAGCCGAGCTTGGAAACTTAAACATCGGCAGCCGTCCAACCCGCCGGAAAACCTCCGTCGGAATTGGCCACCTCCGCGCCATCCCATGGATCTTCGCCTGGACCCAAACCCGGTTCGTCCTCCCGGCTTGGCTCGGCGTCGGTGCCGGCTTAAAAG GCGTATGCGAAATGGGCCACGCCGATGAACTCCGAGCCGCGTACAAAGAATGGCCGTTTTTCCAATCCACATTAGATTTGATCGAAATGGTGTTGGGTAAAGCGGATATTCCAATCGTGAAACATTACGACGAAGTGTTGGTATCCGAGAGCAGGAGGGACTTAGGGGAGCAGTTAAGGAATGAGTTAATGGCGACCGAGAAATTTGTGTTGGTTGTTACGGGTCATGAGAAGCTTTACGGGAACAACAAGAGTTTGAAGATGCTGATTGAGAGTAGGTTTCCGTATTTGAATCCGTTGAATATGTTGCAAGTCGAGATTTTGAAACGGTTGAGAAGTGAACCGGAGAATCATAAGCTTCGCGATGCGTTGCTTATTACTATTAATGGCATTGCTGCCGGGATGAGGAATACCGGTTAA
- the LOC110921549 gene encoding phosphoenolpyruvate carboxylase 4 isoform X3, translating into MTLEEALKLGRVFSHFLSLMGIAENHHRSRRTKNVAQVAKSCDDTFNQLIHSGLSPDKLYDTMCNQEVEIVLTAHPTQINRRTLQYKHLRISHLLEVNDRKDLTQEDQDGLIEDLVREITSIWQTDELRRHKPTPVDEARSGLNYIEQSLWKAVPQYLRRVSNALKKHTGKPLPLTCTPIRFGSWMGGDRDGNPNVTAKVTKDVSLLSRWMAIDLYTREVENLRFELSMNQCSDRLSHLVHDILRKASEKSEEERYQSWNRGPQKGHNVHGLPSQLPAGADAPSHTDCFLECNKVESHYPQLDVPGSEYKRLIENGEAASSSYSSKNNPKSQGNTSPSQTSPPKGSQAGRASFQKLLEPRMPAQNSSISPYRTILGDVKEKLMNTRSRLEQLLEGHPCDMDPSDYYDTPNQLLQPLLLLYESLQSCGSGILADGRLADLIRRVSVFGMVLMKIDLRQESGRHSETLDAVTGYLGMGKYSEWDEAKKLEFLSKELKGKRPLVPPTIEVSPEVKEVLDTFRIAAELGSDSLGAYVISMASNASDVLAVELLQKDARLAVAGAQGRPCVGGILRVVPLFETVGDLRGAGEVIRRLLSIDWYRDHIKKNHNGHQEVMVGYSDSGKDAGRFAAAWELYKAQEDVVAACKEFGIKVTLFHGRGGSIGRGGGPTHLAIQSQPPGSVMGTLRSTEQGEMVQAKFGLPGIAVRQLEVYTTAVLLATLSPPKPPRDQNWRNLMEQISQISCKSYRNTVYENPEFLTYFEEATPQAELGNLNIGSRPTRRKTSVGIGHLRAIPWIFAWTQTRFVLPAWLGVGAGLKGVCEMGHADELRAAYKEWPFFQSTLDLIEMVLGKADIPIVKHYDEVLVSESRRDLGEQLRNELMATEKFVLVVTGHEKLYGNNKSLKMLIESRFPYLNPLNMLQVEILKRLRSEPENHKLRDALLITINGIAAGMRNTG; encoded by the exons ATGACATTAGAAGAAGCCTTGAAGCTCGGTAGGGTCTTCAGTCATTTTCTTAGTTTAATGGGCATTGCCGAAAACCATCACAG GTCACGTAGGACTAAGAATGTTGCACAAGTCGCAAAATCTTGTGACGATACTTTTAATCAGTTGATTCACAGTGGTCTTTCGCCAGATAAACTATACGACACCATGTGCAACCAG GAGGTTGAGATAGTCCTCACTGCACATCCGACACAAATTAACCGACGAACACTACAATACAAGCACCTTAGAATTTCT CATCTTTTGGAGGTTAATGACCGCAAAGATCTTACGCAAGAAGATCAAGACGGGCTAATAGAAGATCTG GTGAGAGAGATCACTTCTATATGGCAGACAGATGAACTTCGACGCCACAAACCAACGCCAGTAGACGAGGCTAGATCGG GATTAAACTATATCGAACAGTCCCTTTGGAAAGCAGTACCGCAATACTTACGCCGAGTTAGCAATGCTCTCAAAAAGCATACCGGAAAGCCACTTCCTTTAACATGCACACCGATTAGATTCGGATCTTGGATGGGGGGTGATAGAGATGGAAATCCAAATGTCACTGCAAAG GTGACAAAAGATGTCTCGCTTTTATCGAGGTGGATGGCTATTGATCTTTACACACGCGAGGTTGAAAACCTTAGATTCGAGCTTTCGATGAACCAGTGTAGCGACAGACTGTCACATTTGGTTCACGACATTCTTCGAAAAG CCTCGGAGAAGTCTGAAGAGGAGCGGTACCAGAGTTGGAACCGCGGTCCGCAAAAGGGTCATAATGTTCATGGCTTACCTTCACAACTGCCTGCCGGTGCCGATGCACCTTCACATACAG ATTGTTTCCTAGAATGCAATAAAGTGGAATCTCATTATCCTCAACTAGACGTTCCTGGATCCGAGTACAAGCGCCTGATAGAG AATGGAGAAGCTGCTTCATCTTCATATTCAAGCAAAAACAATCCGAAATCACAAGGAAACACGAGTCCATCTCAAACTTCACCACCGAAAGGATCACAAGCCGGACGCGCGagcttccagaagcttctagaaccAAGAATGCCAGCTCAGAATTCTTCAATTTCTCCTTATAGAACCATTCTTGGGGATGTAAAAGAAAAGCTTATGAACACGCGAAGTCGGTTAGAACAGCTTCTAGAAGGTCATCCGTGTGACATGGATCCTAGTGATTATTATGACACACCGAACCAGCTGTTGCAGCCACTCCTTCTGTTGTATGAATCTTTG CAATCATGTGGATCAGGAATTCTAGCTGATGGCCGGCTCGCTGACTTGATAAGAAGAGTTTCGGTTTTCGGGATGGTTTTAATGAAGATCGATCTACGTCAG GAATCTGGTAGGCATTCAGAGACTCTCGATGCAGTTACCGGATATCTTGGCATGGGAAAATATAGCGAATGGGATGAAGCTAAAAAACTCGAGTTTCTATCAAAAGAACTAAAAGGAAAAAGGCCCCTTGTACCACCAACTATTGAG GTTTCTCCCGAGGTTAAAGAAGTCCTCGACACATTCAGAATTGCCGCAGAGTTGGGAAGTGATTCGTTAGGAGCATATGTGATTTCCATGGCCTCAAAT GCGAGCGATGTTCTTGCTGTTGAGCTTCTACAAAAAGATGCCCGTCTCGCGGTTGCTGGTGCGCAAGGCAGACCATGTGTTGGTGGGAT ATTGCGAGTGGTGCCGTTGTTTGAAACTGTGGGTGATTTGAGAGGAGCCGGGGAGGTGATAAGGCGGTTATTATCGATTGATTGGTATCGTGATCATATCAAGAAGAATCACAATGGACACCAAGAG GTGATGGTTGGATACTCTGATTCCGGTAAAGATGCAGGGCGGTTTGCTGCCGCATGGGAACTTTATAAAGCTCAAGAAGATGTTGTGGCTGCATGCAAAGAGTTTGGTATTAAAGTTACACTGTTTCATGGTCGTGGCGGGAGCATTGGTCGCGGTGGTGGTCCCACACATCTTGCTATTCAGTCCCAGCCACCTGGTTCCGTCATG GGCACACTCCGATCAACCGAACAGGGCGAAATGGTACAAGCCAAATTCGGGCTACCCGGAATCGCGGTGCGGCAACTCGAAGTATACACCACCGCTGTCCTTCTCGCCACCTTGAGCCCCCCAAAACCACCACGAGACCAAAACTGGCGCAACCTAATGGAACAAATCTCACAAATCAGCTGCAAAAGCTATCGAAACACCGTCTACGAAAACCCCGAGTTCCTAACCTACTTCGAAGAAGCCACCCCACAAGCCGAGCTTGGAAACTTAAACATCGGCAGCCGTCCAACCCGCCGGAAAACCTCCGTCGGAATTGGCCACCTCCGCGCCATCCCATGGATCTTCGCCTGGACCCAAACCCGGTTCGTCCTCCCGGCTTGGCTCGGCGTCGGTGCCGGCTTAAAAG GCGTATGCGAAATGGGCCACGCCGATGAACTCCGAGCCGCGTACAAAGAATGGCCGTTTTTCCAATCCACATTAGATTTGATCGAAATGGTGTTGGGTAAAGCGGATATTCCAATCGTGAAACATTACGACGAAGTGTTGGTATCCGAGAGCAGGAGGGACTTAGGGGAGCAGTTAAGGAATGAGTTAATGGCGACCGAGAAATTTGTGTTGGTTGTTACGGGTCATGAGAAGCTTTACGGGAACAACAAGAGTTTGAAGATGCTGATTGAGAGTAGGTTTCCGTATTTGAATCCGTTGAATATGTTGCAAGTCGAGATTTTGAAACGGTTGAGAAGTGAACCGGAGAATCATAAGCTTCGCGATGCGTTGCTTATTACTATTAATGGCATTGCTGCCGGGATGAGGAATACCGGTTAA